The Arachis ipaensis cultivar K30076 chromosome B10, Araip1.1, whole genome shotgun sequence DNA window TAAGCTTTCTGATACTCTGTTGGAACTCGAGCCAGAGGCAGGCACCCTCCAGAAAGTTCAAGCAACCTTACCAACTGGCCTTTGAGAACATTTAAATCGCTAGACATAGGGCCCCAAAGCTGGCCTTCATTATTGTCACTAGAAGGCATAGATATTCCTGAAACATCAATCATCCCAGGTGGAAGGCTGTGTGATCTCATAGTTGTCGGTAAGCCAGCCATGTTCGATGCGGTACAATTGTATTCAGATAGAGATTGTGAAACCATAGAGAAATCCCTTGAGTTATATAATCTCTGTGACATCCCTCTATAAACTATTGCTTCTTCCTCATTTTGTCCCTCGAAGTTGTCATTAATATGGCACCCCATCAAATATCCAGCAACCTCAACTGAACCTCCACGAGGTGGTACTAAAGCCTTTGCCGGGGGAACAAATCCTTCTCCACGAGCAACGCTAGGCCAATCCCAGACAAACTTTCCGGCATTGCATAAAGCAGATGAAACACCCACCCCAGAAGGGATGACAAGAATTATAGTGTATCCCCGTTGTCCAAGAATGTGAAGTGCTCGGGCAAAGTCCACGTCTCCAGATATTAGCATAATAGATGATGGGGGAGGGTTGTCAAGAGCAAATAAAAACATGTCAACCAAGATTGCTTTATCAGCAGCATCTTTTCTCCCATTAGGAACATCAATGAGATTAACACCAGTTCTTAGACATCCCTCTCTAAGTCGCTTAGGGAAAGCGTTGAAGTCACCATAAGCAGAAAATACCATAACAGTTCCTTGAATTACTGGATGCACTTGCAACGCCATCCTTATATTTCCTGCTACGTCTTCAGGGCGGACATCACTCGGAACAGGACAGTTTTCAATGTCCCAAAGAATAGCTACTGAACCATCAGAGGAGCTATGGGGCTGTTGACTTATAGGGGATTGAAGTATGTTACCATTTAATTCAGTGATATCCTTTCCCTTGTGTTCCAAAGATTCAGACAACATTATGGCCATTGGTTTAGTTGGAGTAGCCatcattttcaaagaaaaagCAATCAGAGGTTCCTGCACAAAATGGAGACAGTGAGATATCATTAAACAGAACAAGTCACCATAAACATATCAGAACACAGTGATATAAAAGGCCATTGCATAAGCCCCCAAAACAAATGCCCCCATTGCACAAAAGGTtaacaaggaaataaaacatGTTTTTTTTTACTTTACTTTTTCCAAGTCCCAAAAACAGTTAACAATCCGAAAATTGTAGAAACTAGTAAGCACTGCGGTATCATCAAAGACTACCTCCCTGTAACCAAAACCACTAAAGTGAAAAAGCAGAGCTGCGACAGTGCCAAAGCAAGCTGAGGCTGATTGATACATCATAAGTAACACAAAGCGAATCAATCGCTGTTAAGGAAGTAAAACTAGATCACTAACAAGTTTCTACAATGATTTCCCACCAACACAGCAACACTCATATGTATGCCATTAGTTCAGTTCAAGCATATATATAATCACGGAATATCAATTAGAACACTATGACGAAACCAACTCCACATTGAATATCCCAACCCTCACAATGAACAACATTATACATAAATTGGATAAGACCTAGATTAACCGTCTCCATTCCCCACAACAAAAAGACTTTACTTTATGCAACTTCTAAGGTCTAGTAGAACTTAATCCACACGAAAATCTGGCAGTCAAATTAAGAAGTTCTGCAAATCCAAAACCAAATCAAGAATGAAAAGTAACGCGTAAGAGAAATATTAATCCTTTTTTCCTTTTAAATTCTGTTCTTGAACAGAAATTGTAATAACCAGCAAGACGAAAAGAATTAAGCTTTGCTGGGAAAAGAACATAACTGAACACGCATAAACTATAAGCGAAAAGATGTAGGTAggtaactaaataaaataaaataagaaaataacaagagagagtACCAATTAAGTAGGAGAATGATTGAGGTGAGTTGAGTAGGAGAATAATTGAATCAGAGGAGGTGAATCCTTGGGAAAGTGAAGATCTAATTGAAACCCTGATACAAATAATTAAATTGAACGATCAAACAATGAATCTCAATCAATGATGATCATTGTTTTGTCCCAATAAGAAGATGCAAAACCCAGGCAAGAAGAAACGGGAGATGAGAAACCTGGTTCGGAGACAGCAAGAAGAGTTGAAAGAGGAAAGAAATTACGGGTTTGGGTGGGTTTGCTTATATTCTCTTGATATTTTCACTCTCTTTCAGAATTCAGACCCAAAAAAGTGATACCCAAAAACAGCGCTCAAGATGTGTAGTGTATGCAGCCATTCATTACTCCCCACATTTAAAATGTAGCTTCTATTCGTCACGAATTGGTTTTTTTGTTGcactttaaataatttaattaaagaaaaagtacAGATAGACAATAATATTACTTGACAATGTGAAtaggattaaaaaaataaattaatcttaaatttaattaatagtatgattaattaatttataataataattatattttaaattttaaaaaattagggtTTGCACATTGTACAGTTACACGTTTCATTACCTATAGCAGCACATGCTTCATTGGTGAATTGAGATTCTGCAACTAGCCGCTGATCTTTTCTTACTCTCGTTGGAGTTTTCCCGCCCTGGAAGCCAGCCATCGCAGCGCAGCCAACGCCGCCTCCCTCCACACCAACGTCCGAGCAGACCGCCATACGCTGAAGTTTTTTTTTCCCGTATCCCAGGAAACCACGCACCGTGAAGCCCCCCGCAGCCTACCGTGTCCACCGTCACCGCCTCTTCGTCTCCGACTGATCCACCCCAATACAGGGGAGAGTTGCGGCTGCCGTTTCATACGTACGTGACCTCTCAGAGCCACTTCAATGGAGTTTAATTTGGCTGAACCGGTTTGTCATGTCCCAGCTTCCTTCACCGACGACAATACCACGCATTCAAGTGGCAACCATCTCAattcttgtgatgtggaaggtaAAAAGTCTAACAAGGTAAGTAATGTATGTTGGTGCATTGGGAAGTATGTTTATTTTTCACATAAATGACATGGTAATTCTAAACCCATCATTCTTAAATCATGATGATATTCATTCAGAATATTTTGTTAGGTGTTTTGGTCCGTCAATATAGTACTTAGTTAAAGGGTAATAAATCAGTGATCAAGTTctaaagaagatgaagatgaacatTTATTTACTTGAGCCGATAAACTATTATGTTACCTTTTTAATATGTTATACTGAAATTGGTTCAATATATGTTTAGTGTTAACGGAGAAAATATTACACATGGTTGCCATTAGAATGTTTAGAATCCCCATCCCAATGCTCCCATGCCATGCATGCATAAACAAATATGGCTACATATGTAAGGAAAATACAGCAGTTAATAATGAgtttttttacttttcaaaataTAGAAGAAGACTGCTTTTAGGTTGTGTAGGTATACTTCAGATGTGGTGGACCTATGCATGctctatataaataattaatataagacTAATTAGATAGGTGAGACTTTTTATGAGTAGACATCTCATTGTTATGAtttcttttaattcatgtacagtaataaatttttaatgataTTCTTAGAAAAAGTATTAGTAAAATCTTTTTAGTTGATATTTATTTAATAGTACGGTATCTAATTAGTTTGTTTGTTTGGGTATGTTTGATTGTAGGCCATAGAATGTACGGATATTACTGAGTCTGGAAGTGATGACACGGATCTTGTTCATGAGGTTTGGACTTTAGTTTATTGTTGTTTTTTCGTGAACCTCATGTTTGAATCGACCATTAATCCTCATGTTCATCGAATGATGTCTGTTTTGAACTATTTTACAATTACCAGATCACAGTTTTCTTGCCAAAGACGAAATACCAATAGTTGAGATGCGGTTTGAGCATTTGAAGCTGGCCCAGGATTTTTATGCGAGCTATGCAAAGAAAGTCAATTTCATAAGTAAGATATGGAATACAAATTTTGACAGGATGACAAAGGAaccgtgataaacccatatttcatgagttattttgtgcttagtttgagtaatttattcaatctttcacccacttattcatattaattgcatggttttactttcccttccttattatgtgatgtatgtgaaaaacatgtttcctaagctttaaaattaattattttaattacctttacttccattcgatgccgtgattagtgtgttgagtagtttcagattttctaaggccgAATGActaaaaggatggaaaagaaaacgtacaaaaatggaaggaaagtgcaaaacggagttttgaagaaactggcatccacgcgatcgcatggacgacgcgatcgcgtgccagaagcgaagaagcagcgacgcggccgcatgactgacgcgaccgcgcgccttaagtagaacgcataggacgcggacgcgtgactgacgcgaccgcgtggcaaggaaatgctccgaatgacgcgaccgcgtgacccacgcggacgcgtgacagaggccacgtaccagaattcacagaatacgcccccagcaatttttgaagcccttttggcccagatccaagtacagaacacacagattagaggctataaagtgtaggaatgcatccattcaaagggagctcatcaattttcactttccatgatttagatttagtttgagagaggttctctcctctctctcttaggattaggatttaggacttctcttagtttttaagagtaactctcgatccaggtttagtatttactttaatttatgtttccatgctacttttactttaatgcttttattcgtatctataaatgttgccaatttggcttatgaattattccatgttataatttgaattaatgattatttgaggtatttcagttattgattgctttctctttaatttgtgttaccattgctttccatctaaggacattttttcattccaacaattttactttttccccttttggtcttggttaagaaatcagtaactcaacattatcaaactcaacataactgataatcgccatcttgctaattgaactgaacttcaataatcccaactttttcttaggaattaaataggattcgaaggtcaaactaattagtcccttgactttcctttgctttagtaacggttaactaagtggaatttagattcaactttcattattgttgagagagataactaagttggacttccaatttctcttaccttgccagaagtttgctttacagtatttatttattttaattgccatatactttacttgtcatttaaatcacttgcttctcaccttctaaaccccgattacaacctttatagccaataataagaacatacttccttgcagttcctttagtaccaatccaatcactcccaatcaccgccactttcctatgtatcatgtccaaatccggcaacccgagaagcagaggatcgcctaaaggaaacagtaaataaacttcaaacaaccattcgacaactggagcaagtagtaattcaatgggtttctaggcgctcaaatacacaaggatcaaccacagccccatgtgaacagtctaacgaagagcgtagtatgaaagagataccagaaactccagtggacaagacagagaatgaattcatactagaacaagtagaagaagctgtcattgttcaagaagaagagttggttgaagatctaggagatgctaaacctccatgggaatccagaactgaggagaactccatcaaggacgctacagttgatgctaaggaggatattgtacaatctccaaggcaagttgtttatgaagaatcagagggaataacccaggacacaaattcccttgatgatgatagtcacaagtcaaattctcttagtaacgaactggcatccgcaagtgaattctctgaggtcgaagaatcttccccaagtgaatatgaagacgatgcggcggtagatttctctcaacctccaatctatgactcaagtgatgaggaagacatagaagactttgaccaggacacagatataattgtagaaccttgcaaggaagtggaggaattcacagaagagcacaagggagtagaacttacagaaccactggaaacacctatcccaaggccattaccacctaatacaagcttcaagtgggtacaatccttaacctataactttacttattcacttgaatatagtttgcttgaaacagatggccagcttagagctctttgcggctttaagagtaagagggaaatggctcgtactcagagttggtgcacaaggttcaataaggttccacgcttcacctcgaagtacacggattggtatcatgctcaattgcatggatcacagagaacgtttggtcaccatggtgagattctactctttaaaccactcggatggagacatgtagatcaagacggaggcggatttaaaagcaaggcttgggatcctggagtttattctgacgtttgtcaccccgggagcctaacaatctgtttaaagctgttcagaagctttgcatgcctagtttgggatcccggaggctattggcattccaagcactggtggagatttttggatgaatttaaacatatgccgccatagcaggaagctcctccaatgtccaacttaaggactttaactaaaagtgctaggtgggagacaacccaccatggtatggtcgcttctttttcaatttaattcttgttaattgctttcatttttattttcttttcattttactttattgaacctggaatcatgcatagcattcatattaatcattgcattctgcatttatctTACATAAAAAAAgggggatgcacgacgcgactgcatgccccatgcgatcgcgtcatattgcgaaaacactatccacgcgaccgcgtcatccacgcggccgcgtgacctggagatcggcgtaaatatccaacgtccagaaagttaggctggaatcgtgcggcccttgtgcgttttgcacaaattggcccacgcgatcgcatgccccatgcgatcgcgtcacttgcacaataccaatcccacgcgaccgcgtgagcgacgcaatCGTGTCGCATGGATTGTACATCACcccagaaggagacagagagttgcgctgaaacggtgctggagtcgtgcgtttagcacaatttctagcgacgcgatcgcgcgacccacgcgatcgcgtcatcccctcttccacccctttcatgcgatcgtgcgaccacgcgatcgcatcaccccattatcacccccaccacgcgaccgcgtcccccacgcgatcgcgtagatttgaaaatataacccccccagccacgcgaaccctatcagtcgcgcagcccccaaccctcttctccctctcttcttcttctactctcaaccaccacccagccaccattgcCACCGCCCCGACCACCGCCCCCAGACGCCACCGCCACCTACACCCTTCCTTCCcctccccttctttcttcttcttttttacctGCCTACTCTCCTTATTCAGCCTTTCAGGTTCCGCAATACGCAATCtcttttatccgttcgtagttcttcttatttttttccgtttctgttcataattaggatagatagtcttgcatgttgtagtgaattttaggttgttaggtagattaGGTTATGGTTAGTGGctctaggtctgtttatttgcactgttcttgctTCTGTTTTATCATTTTTGCACATCTGCTGTTGCTgtaatcttgttcatatgctgtatttcttgtatattgctgctctttacattgaattttcatgtttatattatatatatgtacctgcagcttgactttttaattcatatgaactgctttgattgctgtttattttccgggataatccaacagtttgcaattctgacttattagtggattaattagtatagtttaccctttttaggataagatagcatagtttaaattgaaaaatataaaaaggaagtaagctaggaaattgaacataacagatttaaatccataaaccttgtatatatagcattacatcatatagttaagttgacaacatttcatcaaggaggaacattaaaactttaaaggataccctaaataatttttttttttgagaataatgggaatttttaactaaacctgcataacatatatgaatgatatatgatgcttgagttagagaacacacagcctgtgagtcttgagcttaattgtatggttgcattcaaaccataatttcattcttgtgtgtttcgcttctttttattctgatgttctttactttgctttaatctatatgtccaattatagaatatagaatatagatacataccaaaagaatgattgagtccatcatttgattttagctcaattatcccaaaataacctacctttcacatcacccttgttagcccccttgagcctttaaaatcccttttattctatttagccacactactagccttaagcagaaaaacaagataaaatcccaagttgaatccttggttagcttaagatagaaaattatgaatagattaaaatatggaaaacctattgggaacatggatgatagaaacaaaaggtagaaaagttgaaagaaataaaataactccgaaaatttgggaagcatgctcatgagaaatcaaagtgattcaattaccatgtgcattaaaaaaaaagagaaaagttatttttttcagcatttaataaaaggggatacaaaagaattccccaataaaagcaatgcacatgagataaaaataaaattaaaacatgagcatgtaacaacaagtgggataatatggaaaaattggtaaagaagtttgttctactaaatatgtatgttaggtgagatcttagtctagttaaggattcacttattagcttacttagccttatacatatatccttacctttaccttggccccattacaaccttaattaaagacctcatgacttttggtatgactgtactctataattgttgattggttagatgaagaacaaagttatagaaagtaagaataaaaagaaaagtagagtgaataaacccaataaacactgagtgactagagggtaaacacaaaaatccagtgagggttcaataactcatcaacatatatctgtgcttaatttactaattgttttgcaagtttgtacaatttttttatttcccatctcatttgcaaaaATTCTTTAtcatttaagggttggctatatatatatatatgactccttgagaatgtgaattaaattGACTATGTGTAAGCTTTATATAGgagtggataaattggaattgcatgactcatttaggtagatacatttagaataggttgcattgcataacattccaccactttaaccttaccttattctttaccttggatttagcatgaggacatgctattgtttaagtgtggggaggttgataaacccatatttcatgagttattttgtgcttagtttgagtgatttattcaatccttcacccacttattcatattaatttcatggttttacttttccttccttattatgtg harbors:
- the LOC107622675 gene encoding uncharacterized protein LOC107622675 is translated as MMATPTKPMAIMLSESLEHKGKDITELNGNILQSPISQQPHSSSDGSVAILWDIENCPVPSDVRPEDVAGNIRMALQVHPVIQGTVMVFSAYGDFNAFPKRLREGCLRTGVNLIDVPNGRKDAADKAILVDMFLFALDNPPPSSIMLISGDVDFARALHILGQRGYTIILVIPSGVGVSSALCNAGKFVWDWPSVARGEGFVPPAKALVPPRGGSVEVAGYLMGCHINDNFEGQNEEEAIVYRGMSQRLYNSRDFSMVSQSLSEYNCTASNMAGLPTTMRSHSLPPGMIDVSGISMPSSDNNEGQLWGPMSSDLNVLKGQLVRLLELSGGCLPLARVPTEYQKAYGRTLYVSDYGAIKLVNLFKKMGDTMAVEGKGQRKFVYLRNFKVGPSAPPLALAKKDKKGKGLPEENMNTVNGGGSSDEFSDEERLVMEEHDERNCVGKGSQRRAAINDRALEQFKFELQEILVSYSCRIFLGCFEDIYQQRYKRQLEYQRLGVNKLEDLFEKVNDIVVLVEEPGSKRKFLAPVGG